One window from the genome of Saccopteryx leptura isolate mSacLep1 chromosome 8, mSacLep1_pri_phased_curated, whole genome shotgun sequence encodes:
- the LOC136379603 gene encoding calmodulin-1-like, which yields MADQLTEEQIAEFKEAFSLFDKDGDGTITKELGTVMRSLGQNLTEAELQDMINEADADGNGTIDFPEFLTMARKMKDTDSEEEIREAFRVFDKDGNGYISAAELRHVMTNLGEKLTDEEVDEMIREADIDGDGQVNYEEFVQMMTAK from the coding sequence ATGGCCGACCAACTGACTGAAGAGCAGATTGCAGAATTCAAAGAAGCTTTTTCACTATTTGACAAGGATGGTGATGGAACTATAACAAAGGAATTGGGAACTGTAATGAGGTCTCTTGGACAGAATCTCACAGAAGCAGAGTTACAGGACATGATTAATGAAGCGGACGCTGATGGTAATGGCACAATTGACTTCCCAGAATTTCTGACGATGGCAAGGAAAATGAAAGATACAGACAGTGAAGAAGAAATTAGAGAAGCATTCCGTGTGTTTGACAAGGATGGCAATGGCTATATTAGTGCAGCAGAGCTTCGCCATGTGATGACAAACCTTGGAGAGAAGTTAACAGATGAAGAGGTTGATGAAATGATCAGGGAAGCAGATATTGATGGTGATGGTCAAGTAAACTATGAAGAGTTTGTACAAATGATGACAGCAAAGTGA